The following proteins are encoded in a genomic region of Glycine soja cultivar W05 chromosome 17, ASM419377v2, whole genome shotgun sequence:
- the LOC114393663 gene encoding ubiquitin carboxyl-terminal hydrolase 22-like isoform X2: protein MLLRNPSLYTNPEPCQHLAEYKLKHGFDGYKAIQKLLVISPIGKASVKKPNTKVPRCGFCNGCEGRFYLCLICSSFSCLDHTLLHPQSETGHAVFVDIERAELFCGVCRDQLYDPDFDQVVMSKHSLGVASGVTGNESIGQRLIKRRRLASGVVGLDLQKSKCRVSTKDLREKSCYPVGLRGLNNLGSTCFMNSVLQVLLNAPPFRDYFLSGGHRLEACHHRRTADLMCCLLCDVNAIFSAAYSGDRSPYSPAQFLYSWWQHSANLACYEQQDAHEFFISMLDAIHEKESKTRNGSKGNGDCQCIAHKVFYGLLRSDVTCMACGFTSTTYDPCVDISLNLDTNVSSTEKVVTHSGTLESGHYVSFVRLRNQWYRCDDAWITVVDEATVRASQCYMIFYVQKLQHNKANEDPSHVPNSPGRELFLPIAGFC, encoded by the exons ATGTTGCTAAGAAACCCTTCTTTATACACAAACCCAGAACCCTGCCAGCACCTTGCTGAGTACAAGCTCAAGCATGGCTTCGATGGCTACAAAGCCATCCAAAAGCTCCTTGTGATTTCTCCAATTGGGAAAGCCAGTGTCAAGAAACCCAACACAAAGGTACCCAGATGCGGTTTCTGTAATGGGTGTGAAGGGAGATTCTATCTATGCCTGATTTGTTCTTCATTTTCATGTTTGGATCACACCCTTTTGCACCCTCAATCAGAAACAGGTCATGCTGTCTTTGTGGACATTGAAAGGGCTGAACTTTTTTGTGGGGTGTGCCGTGATCAATTGTATGACCCTGATTTTGACCAAGTTGTGATGTCTAAGCACTCATTGGGGGTGGCAAGTGGTGTCACTGGGAATGAAAGCATTGGCCAGAGATTGATCAAGAGGAGGAGATTGGCTTCTGGTGTTGTTGGATTGGATTTGCAGAAATCTAAGTGTAGAGTTTCCACCAAAGATCTGAGGGAAAAATCGTGTTACCCTGTGGGGTTGAGGGGGTTGAACAATCTTGGTAGCACGTGCTTCATGAATTCGGTGTTGCAAGTGTTGCTAAATGCACCTCCTTTCAGGGACTATTTCCTGAGTGGTGGACACCGGTTGGAGGCTTGTCATCACAGAAGAACCGCGGATCTGATGTGTTGTTTGCTTTGTGATGTCAATGCTATTTTTTCGGCTGCGTATTCGGGGGATCGGAGTCCGTATAGTCCTGCTCAGTTTCTCTACAG CTGGTGGCAGCATTCAGCAAATTTAGCATGTTATGAGCAGCAGGATGCTCACGAGTTTTTCATTTCGATGTTAGATGCTATCCATGAGAAAGAGAGCAAAACAAGGAATGGAAGCAAAG GTAATGGAGACTGTCAATGCATTGCTCATAAGGTGTTCTATGGGTTATTGAGATCAGATGTTACCTGCATGGCCTGTGGATTCACCTCAACAACCTATGACCCTTGTGTGGACATTTCACTTAACTTGGATACCAATGTCTCTTCAACAGAAAAGG TGGTGACACATTCGGGGACGCTCGAGTCTGGCCATTATGTTTCTTTCGTGCGTTTAAGGAATCAGTGGTACAGATGTGATGATGCTTGGATAACTGTGGTTGATGAGGCTACAGTCAGAGCCTCACAGTGTTACATGATTTTTTATGTGCAAAAGTTGCAGCACAATAAAGCAAATGAAGACCCGAGTCATGTGCCAAATTCCCCCGGAAGAGAGCTATTTCTTCCTATTGCTGGATTTTGCTAG
- the LOC114393663 gene encoding ubiquitin carboxyl-terminal hydrolase 22-like isoform X1 yields MLLRNPSLYTNPEPCQHLAEYKLKHGFDGYKAIQKLLVISPIGKASVKKPNTKVPRCGFCNGCEGRFYLCLICSSFSCLDHTLLHPQSETGHAVFVDIERAELFCGVCRDQLYDPDFDQVVMSKHSLGVASGVTGNESIGQRLIKRRRLASGVVGLDLQKSKCRVSTKDLREKSCYPVGLRGLNNLGSTCFMNSVLQVLLNAPPFRDYFLSGGHRLEACHHRRTADLMCCLLCDVNAIFSAAYSGDRSPYSPAQFLYSWWQHSANLACYEQQDAHEFFISMLDAIHEKESKTRNGSKGNGDCQCIAHKVFYGLLRSDVTCMACGFTSTTYDPCVDISLNLDTNVSSTEKGKKLTKQNEDGSMSTLFGCLDLFTRPEKLGSDQKLYCRNCRERQDSLKQMSIRKLPLVLSLHVKRFEHSFVKKSSRKIDRYLHFPFSLDMSPYLSSSILRARYGNRIFNFGGDQSDMFSEFEIFAVVTHSGTLESGHYVSFVRLRNQWYRCDDAWITVVDEATVRASQCYMIFYVQKLQHNKANEDPSHVPNSPGRELFLPIAGFC; encoded by the exons ATGTTGCTAAGAAACCCTTCTTTATACACAAACCCAGAACCCTGCCAGCACCTTGCTGAGTACAAGCTCAAGCATGGCTTCGATGGCTACAAAGCCATCCAAAAGCTCCTTGTGATTTCTCCAATTGGGAAAGCCAGTGTCAAGAAACCCAACACAAAGGTACCCAGATGCGGTTTCTGTAATGGGTGTGAAGGGAGATTCTATCTATGCCTGATTTGTTCTTCATTTTCATGTTTGGATCACACCCTTTTGCACCCTCAATCAGAAACAGGTCATGCTGTCTTTGTGGACATTGAAAGGGCTGAACTTTTTTGTGGGGTGTGCCGTGATCAATTGTATGACCCTGATTTTGACCAAGTTGTGATGTCTAAGCACTCATTGGGGGTGGCAAGTGGTGTCACTGGGAATGAAAGCATTGGCCAGAGATTGATCAAGAGGAGGAGATTGGCTTCTGGTGTTGTTGGATTGGATTTGCAGAAATCTAAGTGTAGAGTTTCCACCAAAGATCTGAGGGAAAAATCGTGTTACCCTGTGGGGTTGAGGGGGTTGAACAATCTTGGTAGCACGTGCTTCATGAATTCGGTGTTGCAAGTGTTGCTAAATGCACCTCCTTTCAGGGACTATTTCCTGAGTGGTGGACACCGGTTGGAGGCTTGTCATCACAGAAGAACCGCGGATCTGATGTGTTGTTTGCTTTGTGATGTCAATGCTATTTTTTCGGCTGCGTATTCGGGGGATCGGAGTCCGTATAGTCCTGCTCAGTTTCTCTACAG CTGGTGGCAGCATTCAGCAAATTTAGCATGTTATGAGCAGCAGGATGCTCACGAGTTTTTCATTTCGATGTTAGATGCTATCCATGAGAAAGAGAGCAAAACAAGGAATGGAAGCAAAG GTAATGGAGACTGTCAATGCATTGCTCATAAGGTGTTCTATGGGTTATTGAGATCAGATGTTACCTGCATGGCCTGTGGATTCACCTCAACAACCTATGACCCTTGTGTGGACATTTCACTTAACTTGGATACCAATGTCTCTTCAACAGAAAAGGGTAAAAAACTTACCAAACAAAATGAGGATGGCAGTATGTCTACACTTTTTGGTTGTTTAGATTTATTCACAAGGCCAGAGAAGTTGGGGTCAGACCAGAAACTTTACTGCCGGAATTGTCGGGAAAGGCAGGACTCGTTGAAGCAAATGTCTATTAGAAAGCTTCCATTAGTACTTAGTTTGCATGTAAAACGATTTGAACACTCCTTTGTTAAAAAGTCTTCAAGAAAAATAGATCGCTACCTACACTTCCCATTTTCCTTAGATATGTCCCCATATCTGTCCTCCTCAATCCTCAGAGCCAGATAtggaaatagaatttttaattttgggggTGATCAATCAGATATGTTTTCTGAGTTTGAGATTTTTGCAGTGGTGACACATTCGGGGACGCTCGAGTCTGGCCATTATGTTTCTTTCGTGCGTTTAAGGAATCAGTGGTACAGATGTGATGATGCTTGGATAACTGTGGTTGATGAGGCTACAGTCAGAGCCTCACAGTGTTACATGATTTTTTATGTGCAAAAGTTGCAGCACAATAAAGCAAATGAAGACCCGAGTCATGTGCCAAATTCCCCCGGAAGAGAGCTATTTCTTCCTATTGCTGGATTTTGCTAG